CGTCGCGCAGCGTGGTGGCCTGCTTGAGCAGCTTCTCGATCTCGGGCCGGTCCAGCTTCGACGCCCAGCGCAGCGTCGAGCGCAGGATCTCGATCTTTTCGATCAGCCCGGCGAACGACACCGGCGAAGTCACCGAGACGGGGGTGGCACCCTGGTTGTATAGCTTCATGCGGCACTCAGTTGCTTCTGCACCAGTTGGAAATACATGCCCTTGCGCTCCAGCAGCTCCTCGTGCCGGCCCTGCTCGACGATGGCGCCTTCGTACAGCACCAGGATCTTGTCGGCCTGCATGATGGTGCTGAGCCGGTGCGCGATGATCACCGCGGTGCGCCCGCGCAGGATCTCCTGCATATTGGCCAGGATGTTGCTCTCGGACTGCGTGTCCAGCGCCGAGGTGGCTTCGTCGAACACCAGCAGGCGCGGGTCGTGGTACAGCGCGCGCGCAATGCACAGCCGCTGGATCTGCCCGCCCGACAGGCCGATGCCGCGCTCGCCTACCACCTGCTCGTAGCCCAGCGGCAGCTTGCTGATAAAGGCATGCGCGTCGGCCATGCGCGCCACTTCCTCGATGCGGCGCCGGTCCGGGCTGTCGTCGCCGCAGGCGATGTTCTCGGCGATGGTGCCGGAGAACAGCAGGTTGGACTGCATCACGTAGCCGACCTGGGCGCGGTAGAACGCCGCGTCGATCACGTTCAGGTCGTAGCCGTCGACCGTCATCGAACCTTCGGTGGGCTTGTAGAAGCCGACCAGCAGCTTGGCCAGCGTGGTCTTGCCCGAGCCGCTGCGACCGACGATCGCCACCATCTCGCCGGGCCGGATGGCGAAGCTGATGTTCTCCAGCACGTAAGGGGTGTCTTCGCCGCCGTAGCGGAAGTACAGGTCCTTCATCACGATCTCGCCCTGCAGGTCGGGCAGCATCACGCGCGACAGCACGTCCTGCGGCTTCTGTTCCGGCTCCAGGTCGAGCACGTCGCCAAGCCGCTCCATCGCCACGCCGGCGTCGTTGAGCTGGCCCCACAGGGCCACCAGCCCCATCAGCGGCGCCAGCACGCTGCCCATGAAGGCGTTGAACGCCATCAGCTGGCCGATGGTCAGCTCGCGCTCCAGCACCAGCGTCGCGCCCACCCACAGCACCGCGATGGTGGTGGCGGCATTGAGCAGCTGGCTGGCCAGCCCCACCAGGATATGGAACTGCTGCGCCTTGTACTGCGATTCCAGCGCCTTGGTGTACTTGCGCTCCCAGCGCAGCCGCACCGGGCGCTCGATGCCCATGCCCTTGACGGTCTCGGCGCCGCCCAGCGTCTCCATCAGGTAGGCCTTGGCATCGGTCGAGGTCGCGAACACGTCGCGCGCATAGGCCTTGACGCGCGGCGTCACCACCACCGTCAGCGCGGCGATCGGGATCACGAAGGCGATCAGCAGCAGCGTCAGCTTGACGTTGTAGAGAAACATGATGGTGAAGTAGATAAACACCATCAGCAGGTTCAGCGCCGTGGTCACCGTCGATTCGGTCAGGAAGGCGCGGATGGTCTGGTTCTCCTGGAAGCGCGCGAAGATATCGCCGGTCTTGCGCCTGGCGAAGAACGACAGCGGCAGCGACAGCGTATGCCGGAAGAAGTGCGACATCATGGCGAAATCCATATTGCGCACCATAAAGTTGGCCAGGTAGGCGCGGATCGTCGCCATCAGCTGCGAGAACACGCTCGAGATGATCAGCCCCGCGATCAGCAGGTGCAGCAGCCCGACGTTCTGGTGCACCACCACGCCGTCGAGGATGTTCTGGATGATCAGCGGCGGCACCACCCCCAGCATCTGGATCACGAAGGTCGCCAGGAACAGGTGCGCCAGGATCTTCTTGTACGGCGCCAGATAGCCGATAAAGCGCAGCCACGGCGAGCGCTGCACCGACAGCTGCGTCATGCTCTCACCCGGCGTGAACAGCAGGCAGGTGCCGCTCCAGCCGCGCTCGAATTCCTCGGCGCTCATCTTGCGGAAGCCGATGGCCGGGTCGGCCACCCAGACCCAGCGCGACGAGATCCCGTACACCACCACGTAGTGGTAGCCCTCCCAATGGACGATGAACGGCAGCTCGAAGCCCATCAGCGAATCGCGCGTGCATTGCACCCCGCGCGTGGTGAAGCCCAGCGATTCGCCCGCCCGCGCCAGGCTGTCGAGCGTGGCGCCTTGCGTGGTGACGTTGGCCAGCTCGCGCAGCTTGCCCAGCGTCATCGGAATGCCATAGTGCCGGCAGATCATCGCCAGGCAGGCCGCGCCGCAATCCATTTCCTCGGCCTGCTCGACCAGCGCAAAGCGGCGGATCAGCTTCTCGCCCAGCTCGGGCCTGGAGGCCAGGTCTAGCAGTACCGGACGCTTACGCCGCTCGGCCAGCTTCTTTTGCCGGTGCAGCTCGCGGTCGAGCACGCGGATGCGCTCCTCCAGCACCTCGCGCAGGCGCGGATTGCGCTCGAGGATCAGCTGCACGGTCTTCTCGGGAATCACCAGCAGGCGCACGTCGGTCTCGGCAATCGCCGACGCCAGCTGCTCCTGCCGCATCACGCAGGCGCGCTCGCCGAAGATATCGCCCTGGCCCAGCGTCGCCAGCGGGAACTCGCTGGCCTCTTCGCTGCGCACGATGCGCACCGTGCCCTGGCGCACCACGTACAGGCGCCGGTCATCGCGTCCGTCCTGCTTCAGGATTTCCCGGCCGGCCGCGACGCGCTTGACGCCGACGCTGCGCACCGCGTCTTCCAGCTCCTGCTTGTCGAGCTTGCCGCGCAGGTCGAACAGCCGCGCGACAAAGCCGCCGGCCGAGCTGATTGCGACATAGCTGGTGATAAAGGCCAGCGCCGCGGGGTTGCCGGCCACCACGGGCTCGCTCACGCTGCGCGGGATCATCAGCAGCTCGGTCTTGCCCGAGGCGCGCACCGACGACTCGTGCCGGTATTCGCGCAGCAGCGCGAGATCGGCAAAGACCTCGCCGGTCTTGCGCACCCCCATGCTGATTTCCTTGCCGTGCTCGTCGTTGAACACGCGCACCGAGCCGGACTTGACGATAAACAGGCCCGGCGCAACTTCACCGGAATTGCAGACGGTATCCCCAAAGCCGAAGCTCAGCACCTGCGCGGCGCCGGCCAGGCGCGCCAGCTCTTGCGGCGTCAGCACCGACAGGATCTCGACCGACGCCAGGAACGCGGCCAGCGCCGAGCCCGCTTCCGGCGGCTGCGGCGGCTGCGGCGGCTGCGGCGCGGCGGTGGCGGCGTCGGCCGGACCGGCCTCGCTAGCGGGCTTCGATGACATGTTCCTGCGCCCTGGCCATCAGCCAGTCCTCACGCAGCAGGCGGCGCACTTCGACCGCCACCTCGCTGTCGAGCGTGGCCGGGTGCTTGGCGCGCACCAGGAAGACTTCGAAGAACGAGCGGTCGGCGGCCGGGAACGGCCCCAGCAGGTCGCCCGGCTCGGCGTTGAAGACCTTGGCCTCGATCTCGGTCTTGAGCGAGCCGCGCAGCACCTTGCCGATCTCGCCGCCGCGCTCGCGCGTGTCGGCAATCGAATGCTCGCGCGCCATCTCGGCAAAGGCGTCGGGGTCGTCCTGCAGGTAAGAGATCAACTCCCTGGCCTTGCCTTCGCTGTCGACCACGATATGGCTGACCTCGATGCTGTCGAAGCGCGGCGAGTTCAGCGCAAAGTATTCCTGCACCGCCGCCTCGCTGCACACCTGCGCCATCATCCGCTCCTGATAGAGGCTGTCGGTGATGAAGGCCTCGAACTCGTCCAGGCTGACGTTGAGCGCATCCAGGTAATGGTTCATGTCGGCGGCGCGGTGCAGGCCCTGCACGCGGCGGAACTGGTCGGCGCGCTCCTGGATCTCCTCGGCCGTGACCACCATGCCCTGCCGCTTCGCGGCGTGCACGGTCAGCTTGTCGCGCACGATCTGCTCGACCAGCCCTTCGAACTGCCCGGTCAGCTTGAGCAGGCGCACGAATTCCTCGACCCCAAGCACCTCGTCGTCGATACGCACGATGCCAGTCATTTTTCCGACTCCTTTGGCGGCCTGGCGCGGCGGCGCGCCAGGGCTGTCCAGATGCTGTTCCAGGGTGCGACCGCGGCGCTAGCCCGCCACCTCGCGGAAGGGATCGAGCCCGAGGTCGATCAGGCGCCGTTCGCGCACCACGATCTCCGCGGTGGCGGTCATGCCGTAGCGCAGCGGATACTTGTTGTCGGCCACGGTGTAATAGTCGCGCGCCAGGCGCACGCGGCCTTCGTAGACCGGCTGCTTGTCAGGCCCGCCGGGCTTGGTCGCGGGCGAGATGAATTCCAGCGTGCCGTCGATGATCCCGTAGCGCTGGTACGGGAACGCGCTGAACTTGAGCTTGACCGGCAGCCCCTCGCGCAGGAAGGCGCGGTCGCGCTCGGCAATCACGATCTTCACCACCGGGCGCGCATCCTTGGGCGCGATGCCGCCCAGCGGCGTATTGGCCTGCACCTTGTCGCCGCGCTGGGTCGAGGTGACGTCGGTGATCACGCCCGACACCGGCGCCAGGATCAGCAGGAAGTTGTCCTTGTCGATATTCTCGAAGCGGATGCGCGCGGCGGCGTCGGCGACCAGGCGGGCGGTCTGCACCTGCAGGCGCAGCTTGTCCTCGGTATTGGCGATCTCGCGCAGCGCCGCGTCATACTGCACGCGCAACCCGGCGAGGTCCTGGCCGCTGCTTTCCAGCTCGGAGCTGGCCTGGGTCAGCTCGCGGGCCACGCGCGCCTCCAGCTCGGTCAGCCGCGACTGCGCCACGCGCAGGTTGTTGTCCGCGTCCTGTGCCGCGGCACGCTTGGCGTCGACCTGCGATTGCGAGACCCCGCCGCCACCGGGCAGCGCCAGCAGGCGCGCGTAGCGGTCCTGCTCCTGGCGCGCGAACTCACGCGCGCGCCGCGCGTTCTCCAGGTTGCTGCGCGCTTCCTGCACCTGCGCGCGCTGCTGCTCGGCCAGCCGCGTGGTGCCTTCGGCGATGCGGGTCTCGTGCTGGCGCGTGGCCACGTCGATCTGCTGCTTGAGCGCCGCCGCGCGGCGTTCCATCAGCGCCTTCTTGTCGGGGAACTGCTTCCACTCGCGCTCTGAGTCTTCCAGCTTGAGCTGCGCCTCGAGCGCGTTGGCCGCAGCCTCGATCGCGCCGCGCGCATTCAGGCGCGCCAGCACATCGTCCTTGGACACGGGCTGCCCTTCCGCCACATACAGGTCGGCAAGTTCCCCATCCACCGGCGCATAGAAGCGCCGCACCTCGGACTCCGGCGCCAGCGTGCCCTGCGCGGTGACGATGACATCGGCGTGGCCGACGAACGACCAGACCAGCCCGCACAGCACCAGCGCGAAGGTGGTGACGATGGTCAGCATGCCCAGCCGCGACGGCTCGGCGCTGAGCAGGCCGATGCCCTCGGCGCCGTGGTCTTCGAGCGCCTCGGACAGTGGCTTGAGGCCGGCGTGGCGGGAGTCGTCCTTCATGGCTTCCCCACTGCCGCCGGTGGCGGGGCCGCGGCCGTAGCTGCAGACGCAGGCGCGACGGACTCCGGCGCCTTGCCGGTGTCTTCACCGCCGATCAGCGCAAGCTTGGCCTTGAGCACGGCGGGATCGAGCACCGTGCTCAGCTCGCGCAGCGCGTGCCGCTGCTGCTCGGCCTCGGCGCGGATTTCCTGTTCGACCTTGGCCAGCTGCGCCAGGTCGGCGCTCTCGCCGGCACGCAGTTGCGTAAAGATGCGCATGCCCTGGCGCGCGTCGTCCTGCGCCTGCGACAGCAAGCGCGCCTGCGCGCGGAACTTCGGCGAGATGCCGGGCTCGAGCCGCTGCTCGCCGCCGATCACGCCGTTGGCGCGATACTGCTTCCACGCCGCGAGCGCGCTCGCCATCAGCTCGCGCGCGCGCCGCAGCGCACTGTCGCGCACGCCGTTGACATCGGCCTCGACCGCCCTGGCGAAATAACCGTCCTCCTCCGCCTCGAGCATGGCGTAGAAATCGAGCAGGCGGTCCTCGTAGCCGCGGCTGCCGCGCGCCGACTGCAACGCGGCGTACTGCGCCGCGACCTGCTGCTTGTGCGCTACGTCGCGCGCCAGGTCGTCGGCCCACGGCCCGCCGCGGATCTGCCCGAGCGCGGCCAGCGCCGCGGTGCTGTCGCCGCGCTGCCACGCGCCGGCGGCGTTCGCATACGCGCGCGCCATCTCCGGCGGCGGCAGGCGCGCGCCCAGGCTGGCCAGCTGCGCCTGGAACGGCGGCGTGGCGAAACGGCTGTCGGTCAGCCGCGCCACCAGCTGCCCCGGCCGGCGCGCGCGCAATGCCTGCAGCAGGCCGGTGTAGCGATCCAGGTCCGACTGCAGCCGGTCCAGGCCGGCCAGGCGCGGATATTTCTCGCGGTATTCGGCCAGCACCGGCTGCAAGGCTTCCGGGCGGTCGCGGCCCAGTTCTGTAGTGATGGTGGCATTGAGCCGGTCGATCGCCGCCAGATAGACCGAGGCGTCGTTCTGCAGCCGGCGCACATCGCTGAGCGCATCGGCATACAGGTCGCGGAACGCCGGCACGTCGGCCGCGATGCGGCCGAGCGCGCGCTGGTGCGCGGCGGTGTCCTGGTTCCAGTACGCCAGCAGCTGGCGCATCGGCGTTTCGTCGGTGTACAGCCGGATCGGCGCATCGGCACCGCGCGCCGCGGTGAAGCGCTCGAGCCTGCCGATCCAGTCGAGCTCGGCCAGCAGCGGCCGCGCTTCCGCGTTGTGCGTGCTGAGCTGGCGCAGGCGCGCCAGCACGGCATCGGCGCCGGCCATGTCGTTGGCCTTGAGCCTGGTGGCAAAGTCTGGCACGTAGGCGCGCAACAGCGCTTCGGTACCGATAGCCTGGACTTCGACATCATCGGGGTGTCGCGCCAGGTAGCTGTCGGCCGCCTGCGCCGCGCCGGCGTAGTCGCCGGCGGCAAAGCGCGACTGCACCGCGCGCTCCGGCGCGCCACGCCAGTAGACCGCGGCGCCCGCCACCAGCGCGAGCAGCACCAGCGCCCCGCCCCAGCGCGCCGCACGCCGCGTGCGCGCCGGCTGGTCCAGTCCGAACAGCCGCGCCCCTTCCGCCAGCAGCAGCGCGGCACGGCCGCGCGTGCGGTGCTCGCGCGCGCCGTCGGCGGCGGCGGTGGCTGCGGCGGCCTGCGCCTCGGCTTCGGCGTTGACCTCGTCCTCCTGGTGGGCGGCGTAGTCGACGCAGAAGATATCGAGGAAGGAATCGGGCGCGCCGACAAAGGTGGTGCGGTCGCCGTCATCGCGCGTGGGCGGCGTGGCGGAGGTGGCCGCCTCCGCGGCAGGCGATGCGGGCGTGCCCGGTGTATCAGCCGCATCAGCCGCATCAGGGGTATCGGGCGTATGCAGCAGCGAACGCGTCGCCGTGGCGTCGCCGGCGCCTTCGGATCGCACCTGCGCCTGGTAGACAAAGTGGTTGCCGCCAAACGCGATCAGGTCGCCGTCGTCGAGCGGCACGCCGTGGTCGGCCAGGCGCTTGCCGTTGACGAAGGTGCCATTGGTGCTGCCGAGGTCCTCGACGAAGGGGATGCCGCCCTTCAGGTAGATATGCGCATGGCGCCGCGACAGGTAGTTGACCTGGTGCGGGTAGCTGTCGCGAAAGCGCGCGAAGGCATCGTCGCCCTTGCTGATCAGGTACGGGAACTGCTCCACGTGCAGCGGCTGCAGCCCGACGTCATGGCGTTCCGGCACCAGCGTCAGCGCCACGCGCGGCGGCACCGGCTGCGGCGCGCGCGGCACCAGCCGCACCCGGAACGACAGCGCCGGACCGAACGCGACTTCATCGCCATCGCCGAGCCGCGCCGGCTGGCGCGCCACGGCCACGCCGTTGACGCGCGTGCCGTTCTTGCTGCCGAGGTCCGCCACGTAGACCGCGCCGTGCTCGGCAAAGATGCGCGCATGGCGTCGCGACAGCGGCGCGGACAGGGCTTCGGGGTAGGCGGCGAACGGCATCTCGCTGCGGCCGACCGCAAACAGCGCTTCGTCGATGCGGATCTCGCCGAGCCCGGGATGCGCCACCGGCGTCAGGAACACATCGAATTCCTGCGCCGCGTTCTGCGCCATGTCCGGCACCACGTTATGCAACGCATCCTGCGCGAGGTCCCGTGCGGATCCCTGGGCCATGTTCACCGGCATTTCCATGATCAGTGCTTCGTCAGGAGCCATGTTTCCAGCGAGCCAACAGCGCGCTGCCGCGGCGGCAGGCCAGGGGGATGAAGCGACTAAGAACATAGTAGGCGACGGCCTAGGCGAGTCAATCGGCCGTGGCCGGCGTGGCTGGCGTGGCAGCGGCATCGTCGGCACCATTCACTGCGGCGGATTCAGCGCGGTATTGCGCACATCGGCCTCGGGCCAGCCGCCGCCGAGCGCCTTGTAGAGCGTGATGGTGTCGCCCAGGATTTGTTGGTGGACCGCCAACAGCTGCAGCTGCGCGGCCAGCAGCGAGCGCTCGGTTTCGAACACTTCGAGCTGCGAGACCACGCCTTCCTTCAGCTGCGCCTCGATCTGCGCGGATACCACGCGCAGCTGCTCCACCTGCTGCTGCAGCTCGATGCGCTGCTTCTTGTGGGCGTCGACGTTGACCAGCGCGGTCTCGACTTCCTCGAACGCGGTCATCACGGTGCGGCCATATTCGTTTTCCGCCACGCCCACCTGCGCCTCGGTGGTCTTCACCCGCGCGCGCACGCCCGGGTCCAGCATCGACAGGTTGATGCTGGGCATGAAGCCGAAGGTGAAGGACTTGAGCAGGTCGCTCAGGGCGAAGCTGGCGGTGCCGCCGCGCGCGGTCAGGCTGATGCTGGGCAGCTGCGCCAGACGCGCCTGGCCGACGATGTTGTAGGCGGCCAGCACGCGATACTCCGCCGCCACCACATCCGGGCGCCGCGCCAGCAGCTGCGACGGCAGCCCCGCCGGCACCGGGGGCGGCTGCACGCGGTCCTGCAGCCGCCCTGGCGGCACCTTGAGATTGCCGGCGGGCACTCCCACCAGCGTCGCCAGCGCGTTCTCCGCCACATCGCGCGAACGGCGCAGCTCGAGCAGGTCCTTGTTGAGCCGGTTGATTTCGGCCTGCTGCTGCATCACGCGGATCTTCGGCACCAGCCCGTTCTGGTACATGGCCTGGTAGGTCGACAGGATCTGCCCGTTCCTGGCCACGGTACGCGACTGCTGCTCGATCTGCTCGTCGAACTGCAGGATCTGGAAGTATGTGGTCGATACCCCGGCCACCAGCGTCAGGTAGCCGGCGCGCCAGTCGGCCTCGGTGGCGCGGAACTCGGCGGTCTGCGCCTGCACGCCCTTCTCGACCTTGCCCCAGATATCGATATCCCAGTTCAGCTGCGCGCCGGCGTTAAAGGTCCAGGTGGACTTCTGCCCGGTGCTCTTGTCGAAGCTTGCGCCGGCGCCGACGTCGATCACCGGCAGCCCGCCGGCGCGGGCCTCGCCGATCTGCGCGTTGGCCACGCGGATGCGCGCCGCCAGCACCTTGATGTCGTAGTTCCCTGCCAGCGCGCGTTCGATCAGCTGGTTCAGGTACGGGTCCTTGAAGCCCAGCCACCAGTTCGGCTGCACCGCTTCGGCCGGCGATACCGTGATCGATTCCTGGCGCGACCATTCCGCCTTGACGGGTGTTTCGGGGCGCTGGTACACCGGCGGGCGGAAATCGGCGCAACCCGCGAGCAGCGCCAGGCCGGCCAGCGCGGCAAGCCAGGCAGCACGGCGCGGCGCGCGGATCACCGCAAGCACGGACGGGGCAATGGGGAATGCGGGCACGATGGGTTCCTGCGTGCGACGGCGGCGGTCGGCAGGGCTGCACCGGTTCGCCGGTACATCGGGGCCGCCGCGTCTGTCTGTATTGTGGTGCGCGCGGGCGCGCGCTCCAACCCCGATCGGCACGGGGTCGGCAAAAGCGCCGCGGGGACGCCCCCGCGGCGCGGCGCCATCTCAACTATCTTCTCAGCGATAGATATTGTTGCTGGCGTTCTGGTTGGTATCCACATGCGAGCGGACATGGTCGAGGAAGGCCGAGCCATTGC
This Cupriavidus nantongensis DNA region includes the following protein-coding sequences:
- a CDS encoding peptidase domain-containing ABC transporter, which translates into the protein MSSKPASEAGPADAATAAPQPPQPPQPPEAGSALAAFLASVEILSVLTPQELARLAGAAQVLSFGFGDTVCNSGEVAPGLFIVKSGSVRVFNDEHGKEISMGVRKTGEVFADLALLREYRHESSVRASGKTELLMIPRSVSEPVVAGNPAALAFITSYVAISSAGGFVARLFDLRGKLDKQELEDAVRSVGVKRVAAGREILKQDGRDDRRLYVVRQGTVRIVRSEEASEFPLATLGQGDIFGERACVMRQEQLASAIAETDVRLLVIPEKTVQLILERNPRLREVLEERIRVLDRELHRQKKLAERRKRPVLLDLASRPELGEKLIRRFALVEQAEEMDCGAACLAMICRHYGIPMTLGKLRELANVTTQGATLDSLARAGESLGFTTRGVQCTRDSLMGFELPFIVHWEGYHYVVVYGISSRWVWVADPAIGFRKMSAEEFERGWSGTCLLFTPGESMTQLSVQRSPWLRFIGYLAPYKKILAHLFLATFVIQMLGVVPPLIIQNILDGVVVHQNVGLLHLLIAGLIISSVFSQLMATIRAYLANFMVRNMDFAMMSHFFRHTLSLPLSFFARRKTGDIFARFQENQTIRAFLTESTVTTALNLLMVFIYFTIMFLYNVKLTLLLIAFVIPIAALTVVVTPRVKAYARDVFATSTDAKAYLMETLGGAETVKGMGIERPVRLRWERKYTKALESQYKAQQFHILVGLASQLLNAATTIAVLWVGATLVLERELTIGQLMAFNAFMGSVLAPLMGLVALWGQLNDAGVAMERLGDVLDLEPEQKPQDVLSRVMLPDLQGEIVMKDLYFRYGGEDTPYVLENISFAIRPGEMVAIVGRSGSGKTTLAKLLVGFYKPTEGSMTVDGYDLNVIDAAFYRAQVGYVMQSNLLFSGTIAENIACGDDSPDRRRIEEVARMADAHAFISKLPLGYEQVVGERGIGLSGGQIQRLCIARALYHDPRLLVFDEATSALDTQSESNILANMQEILRGRTAVIIAHRLSTIMQADKILVLYEGAIVEQGRHEELLERKGMYFQLVQKQLSAA
- a CDS encoding peptidylprolyl isomerase, with product MTGIVRIDDEVLGVEEFVRLLKLTGQFEGLVEQIVRDKLTVHAAKRQGMVVTAEEIQERADQFRRVQGLHRAADMNHYLDALNVSLDEFEAFITDSLYQERMMAQVCSEAAVQEYFALNSPRFDSIEVSHIVVDSEGKARELISYLQDDPDAFAEMAREHSIADTRERGGEIGKVLRGSLKTEIEAKVFNAEPGDLLGPFPAADRSFFEVFLVRAKHPATLDSEVAVEVRRLLREDWLMARAQEHVIEAR
- a CDS encoding HlyD family efflux transporter periplasmic adaptor subunit, which codes for MKDDSRHAGLKPLSEALEDHGAEGIGLLSAEPSRLGMLTIVTTFALVLCGLVWSFVGHADVIVTAQGTLAPESEVRRFYAPVDGELADLYVAEGQPVSKDDVLARLNARGAIEAAANALEAQLKLEDSEREWKQFPDKKALMERRAAALKQQIDVATRQHETRIAEGTTRLAEQQRAQVQEARSNLENARRAREFARQEQDRYARLLALPGGGGVSQSQVDAKRAAAQDADNNLRVAQSRLTELEARVARELTQASSELESSGQDLAGLRVQYDAALREIANTEDKLRLQVQTARLVADAAARIRFENIDKDNFLLILAPVSGVITDVTSTQRGDKVQANTPLGGIAPKDARPVVKIVIAERDRAFLREGLPVKLKFSAFPYQRYGIIDGTLEFISPATKPGGPDKQPVYEGRVRLARDYYTVADNKYPLRYGMTATAEIVVRERRLIDLGLDPFREVAG
- a CDS encoding FHA domain-containing protein; translation: MAPDEALIMEMPVNMAQGSARDLAQDALHNVVPDMAQNAAQEFDVFLTPVAHPGLGEIRIDEALFAVGRSEMPFAAYPEALSAPLSRRHARIFAEHGAVYVADLGSKNGTRVNGVAVARQPARLGDGDEVAFGPALSFRVRLVPRAPQPVPPRVALTLVPERHDVGLQPLHVEQFPYLISKGDDAFARFRDSYPHQVNYLSRRHAHIYLKGGIPFVEDLGSTNGTFVNGKRLADHGVPLDDGDLIAFGGNHFVYQAQVRSEGAGDATATRSLLHTPDTPDAADAADTPGTPASPAAEAATSATPPTRDDGDRTTFVGAPDSFLDIFCVDYAAHQEDEVNAEAEAQAAAATAAADGAREHRTRGRAALLLAEGARLFGLDQPARTRRAARWGGALVLLALVAGAAVYWRGAPERAVQSRFAAGDYAGAAQAADSYLARHPDDVEVQAIGTEALLRAYVPDFATRLKANDMAGADAVLARLRQLSTHNAEARPLLAELDWIGRLERFTAARGADAPIRLYTDETPMRQLLAYWNQDTAAHQRALGRIAADVPAFRDLYADALSDVRRLQNDASVYLAAIDRLNATITTELGRDRPEALQPVLAEYREKYPRLAGLDRLQSDLDRYTGLLQALRARRPGQLVARLTDSRFATPPFQAQLASLGARLPPPEMARAYANAAGAWQRGDSTAALAALGQIRGGPWADDLARDVAHKQQVAAQYAALQSARGSRGYEDRLLDFYAMLEAEEDGYFARAVEADVNGVRDSALRRARELMASALAAWKQYRANGVIGGEQRLEPGISPKFRAQARLLSQAQDDARQGMRIFTQLRAGESADLAQLAKVEQEIRAEAEQQRHALRELSTVLDPAVLKAKLALIGGEDTGKAPESVAPASAATAAAPPPAAVGKP
- a CDS encoding efflux transporter outer membrane subunit; this encodes MPAFPIAPSVLAVIRAPRRAAWLAALAGLALLAGCADFRPPVYQRPETPVKAEWSRQESITVSPAEAVQPNWWLGFKDPYLNQLIERALAGNYDIKVLAARIRVANAQIGEARAGGLPVIDVGAGASFDKSTGQKSTWTFNAGAQLNWDIDIWGKVEKGVQAQTAEFRATEADWRAGYLTLVAGVSTTYFQILQFDEQIEQQSRTVARNGQILSTYQAMYQNGLVPKIRVMQQQAEINRLNKDLLELRRSRDVAENALATLVGVPAGNLKVPPGRLQDRVQPPPVPAGLPSQLLARRPDVVAAEYRVLAAYNIVGQARLAQLPSISLTARGGTASFALSDLLKSFTFGFMPSINLSMLDPGVRARVKTTEAQVGVAENEYGRTVMTAFEEVETALVNVDAHKKQRIELQQQVEQLRVVSAQIEAQLKEGVVSQLEVFETERSLLAAQLQLLAVHQQILGDTITLYKALGGGWPEADVRNTALNPPQ